In one window of uncultured Acetobacteroides sp. DNA:
- a CDS encoding glycosyltransferase family 4 protein codes for MRVLMFGWEYPPHISGGLGTACLGITQGLAERNVDIIFVVPKAYGDEPLSRGMLVGAEGTPHRLQQVPATLERLLNIRIPSSIHAYPQSTYQGLDKRMQSVQEVSVARASGGGFRFSGGYGPNLMAEVAHYASIGGRIARKHDFDVIHAHDWPTIPAGIVAKKATGKPLVVHFHATEYDRSGFNINRQVYDIEKMGVDEADRVICVSNLTKQTLIRRYQADERKIEVVHNGVEHFENALSGEAKARSTSEKVVSFLGRITYQKGPAFFVEAAKKVLDYLPNVRFVMAGDGDLLPAMVDRVAKLRMGDRFHFTGFLRGKEVTKLFAQTDVFVMPSVSEPFGIVPLEAMQQQVPVLISRQSGVSEVLRYALKADYWDTDSLADAIYGLVTYPALHSFLSANGHAESMSLSWADAAKKIERCYQKVVGEVA; via the coding sequence ATGCGCGTACTAATGTTTGGTTGGGAGTACCCACCCCATATTTCTGGAGGTTTGGGTACTGCCTGTCTCGGAATTACCCAGGGGCTGGCAGAGCGGAATGTCGATATCATCTTTGTAGTGCCCAAGGCCTACGGCGACGAGCCGTTGTCGCGGGGAATGCTCGTTGGGGCAGAGGGTACTCCCCACAGGCTGCAGCAGGTGCCCGCTACGCTAGAGCGCCTGCTCAACATCCGTATCCCATCTTCCATCCATGCCTATCCACAATCAACCTACCAGGGGCTAGATAAGCGCATGCAAAGCGTTCAGGAGGTTTCCGTGGCGAGAGCTTCGGGTGGGGGCTTTCGCTTCTCGGGCGGGTATGGGCCCAACCTTATGGCCGAGGTGGCCCACTACGCCAGCATTGGCGGGCGCATTGCCCGTAAGCACGATTTCGATGTGATCCACGCGCACGACTGGCCCACCATTCCTGCCGGCATCGTGGCCAAAAAGGCAACGGGCAAGCCGCTGGTGGTGCACTTCCATGCCACCGAGTACGACCGTAGCGGCTTCAACATCAACCGGCAGGTGTACGATATCGAGAAGATGGGCGTCGACGAGGCCGATCGGGTGATCTGCGTGAGCAACCTCACCAAGCAAACGCTTATCCGCCGCTACCAGGCCGACGAGCGCAAGATTGAGGTGGTGCATAACGGGGTGGAGCACTTCGAGAATGCCCTGAGCGGGGAGGCGAAGGCCCGGAGCACCTCCGAAAAGGTGGTATCCTTCCTGGGGCGCATCACCTACCAGAAGGGGCCCGCCTTCTTTGTGGAGGCCGCCAAGAAGGTGCTCGATTACCTTCCCAACGTCCGGTTTGTAATGGCTGGCGATGGCGACCTGCTTCCCGCCATGGTCGATCGGGTGGCCAAGCTTCGCATGGGCGATCGGTTTCACTTCACCGGATTCCTAAGGGGGAAGGAGGTGACCAAGCTCTTTGCCCAAACCGACGTTTTTGTGATGCCCTCGGTCTCCGAGCCCTTTGGCATTGTGCCGCTGGAGGCCATGCAGCAGCAGGTGCCGGTGCTCATATCGCGGCAGTCGGGCGTGTCGGAGGTGCTCCGCTACGCCCTTAAGGCCGACTACTGGGATACCGACTCCCTTGCCGATGCCATCTACGGGCTGGTAACCTACCCGGCCCTGCATTCGTTCCTGAGCGCCAACGGCCATGCCGAGTCGATGAGCCTGAGCTGGGCCGATGCCGCCAAGAAGATTGAGCGCTGCTACCAGAAGGTGGTGGGGGAGGTGGCGTAG
- a CDS encoding fumarate hydratase: MAEFIYQKPFPIKEDTTEYRLLTKDYVSTIEVDGRKILKVAPEGLQLLAREAMANVSFYLRASHLASLRAILDDPEATDNDRFVAYTMLLNQVVAAEGELPTCQDTGTAIVIGKKGEGVWTNAEDAEYLSKGIFETYRDRNLRYSQVVPFTMTEEKNTGTNLPAQIDLYAEKGNKYEFLFITKGGGSGNKTFLYQQTKALLNEASLTKFIKEKIFDLGTSACPPYHLAIVIGGTSAEMNLATVKKASAGYLDHLPTSGNEGGQAFRDLEWEAKVKKICQDSEIGAQFGGKYFVHDVRVIRLPRHAASCPVGMGVSCSADRNVKGKITEDGIFLEQLETNPSRFLPTEAPYLAPAVEIDLDRPMNEVLAELSKYPIKTRLNLKGTLIVARDIAHAQIKAMVDAGKPMPEYFKNHPVYYAGPAKTPAGMASGSFGPTTAGRMDSYVDLFQSLGGSMIMVAKGNRSKEVTDACQKHGGFYLGSIGGPAAILAKNSIKSVEVVDFPELGMEAVRKIRVENFPAFIIVDDKGNDFFEHMRH; this comes from the coding sequence ATGGCAGAATTTATCTATCAGAAACCTTTTCCAATAAAGGAAGATACCACTGAGTACCGCTTACTTACCAAGGATTACGTTTCGACCATCGAGGTAGATGGCCGTAAGATTCTTAAGGTTGCCCCCGAAGGGCTTCAGCTGCTTGCCCGCGAGGCGATGGCCAACGTATCGTTCTACCTTCGCGCATCGCACTTGGCTAGCCTTCGCGCTATTCTTGATGATCCAGAAGCGACCGACAACGACCGCTTTGTGGCCTACACCATGCTGCTAAACCAGGTGGTTGCTGCCGAGGGTGAGCTGCCAACCTGCCAGGACACCGGTACCGCCATCGTTATCGGTAAGAAGGGCGAGGGTGTTTGGACTAACGCCGAGGATGCCGAGTACCTATCGAAGGGTATCTTCGAAACCTACCGCGACCGCAACCTCCGCTACTCGCAGGTGGTTCCATTCACCATGACCGAGGAGAAGAATACAGGAACCAACCTTCCTGCTCAAATAGACCTATACGCCGAAAAGGGCAACAAGTACGAGTTCCTGTTCATCACCAAGGGCGGTGGATCGGGTAACAAGACCTTCCTTTACCAGCAAACCAAGGCGCTGCTCAACGAGGCATCGCTAACCAAGTTTATCAAGGAGAAGATTTTTGACCTAGGCACATCGGCCTGCCCACCATACCACCTTGCCATCGTTATTGGCGGTACATCGGCAGAGATGAACCTTGCCACCGTTAAGAAGGCTTCGGCTGGTTACTTGGATCATCTTCCAACATCGGGCAACGAGGGCGGACAAGCCTTCCGCGACCTAGAGTGGGAAGCTAAGGTGAAGAAGATTTGCCAGGATTCCGAAATCGGTGCCCAGTTCGGCGGAAAGTACTTCGTACACGACGTTCGCGTTATCCGTCTTCCACGCCACGCCGCATCGTGCCCAGTGGGCATGGGGGTTAGCTGCAGCGCCGACCGTAACGTTAAGGGTAAGATTACCGAGGATGGCATCTTCCTAGAGCAGCTCGAAACCAACCCAAGCCGCTTCCTACCAACCGAGGCTCCATACCTTGCCCCAGCGGTAGAAATCGACCTAGATAGGCCAATGAACGAGGTGCTTGCCGAACTATCGAAGTACCCCATCAAGACCCGCCTCAACCTTAAGGGAACCCTTATCGTTGCGCGCGATATTGCCCACGCCCAAATTAAGGCGATGGTTGATGCCGGAAAGCCAATGCCAGAGTACTTCAAGAATCACCCTGTGTACTACGCTGGTCCTGCTAAGACTCCTGCCGGAATGGCTTCGGGTAGCTTTGGTCCAACCACTGCCGGACGTATGGACAGCTACGTTGACCTATTCCAAAGCCTTGGTGGATCGATGATCATGGTGGCTAAGGGTAACCGCTCGAAGGAGGTTACCGATGCCTGCCAAAAGCACGGCGGATTCTACCTTGGCTCGATTGGCGGTCCTGCTGCCATCCTTGCCAAGAACAGCATCAAGAGCGTAGAGGTGGTAGATTTCCCAGAGCTGGGCATGGAGGCCGTTCGTAAGATTCGCGTGGAGAACTTCCCTGCCTTCATCATTGTAGATGACAAGGGCAACGACTTCTTCGAGCATATGAGACACTAG
- a CDS encoding dCMP deaminase family protein translates to MDTCQEIAVSAEKQLQFDRSYLEMARIWANNSYCVRRKVGALLVKNRMIISDGYNGTPVGFDNVCEDIEGKTLPYVLHAEANAISKVAKSNNSSDGATLYITASPCVECSKLIIQAGIVRVVYIDLYHNTDGIDLLKRAGIKVEQIAI, encoded by the coding sequence ATGGATACCTGCCAAGAGATAGCTGTTAGTGCCGAAAAACAGCTTCAGTTCGACCGGAGTTACCTTGAAATGGCCAGAATATGGGCAAATAATTCCTACTGCGTACGCCGTAAGGTTGGTGCTCTTCTGGTTAAGAATAGGATGATTATATCGGATGGATATAACGGTACTCCGGTAGGATTCGATAATGTATGTGAGGATATTGAAGGAAAAACGCTGCCGTATGTGCTTCATGCTGAGGCCAACGCTATCTCGAAAGTTGCCAAGAGCAATAACTCCAGCGATGGAGCCACTCTTTACATTACCGCTTCGCCTTGCGTGGAGTGCTCAAAGCTCATCATCCAAGCTGGAATTGTTCGAGTAGTTTACATAGATTTATACCACAATACCGACGGCATCGACCTCCTAAAACGTGCCGGGATAAAGGTAGAACAGATCGCTATTTAA
- a CDS encoding M13 family metallopeptidase, translated as MQIKSFTKPLIILAAIGLIAVSCSKKKGESKDLLLSTMDTTVNPGDDFFKYANGLWIKNNPIPAAYSRWGIGNVINDEIYDRLRTINESSLKEGGTKGSNTQKIGDFWYSGMDTVSIEKEKLNPLKADLNRIARMKSTADVLAEVAYLHTLGMQPLFAMYAGQDQKNSDVIALYLEQGGIGLPDRDYFFNTDKHTADVRKDYQNAYLVNMCKLSGINPQQATGVYKLEEGLAKASRKLEALRDPYKNYNKMSIAQLNKLTPGVDWAKMLPAMKVKKVDSVIVGQPEFLKQVAANLKSASIDTWKAYLTLNLLNEYAAYMHKDINKENFRFYGTVLSGAKEQRPRWKRVLSAEEGAMGEILGQLFVKEYFPARTKKRYEDMVENVKTAFGERIKKLDWMSQSTKEKALAKLAKVSKKVGYPDKWKDFSSLRVDRGPFVLNMKRAGEFWYAYNINKLGKPVDRTEWDMTPQTYNAYYNPSNNEIVLPAAIFSIPGWNDDDIDDAIVYGYAAASTIGHEMTHGFDDQGCQYNEKGNLVKWWTPVDEKNFADRTKKIVTQFNNFVVLDSVHVNGEASQGENIADLGGIVIAWDAFTKTKQYKEGKKINGLTPAQRYFLGYALGWLGHQRDEALANQIMTDVHAPANLRVNGPFSNVDAFYDAFNVKPGNKMYVPAKDRIKIW; from the coding sequence ATGCAAATCAAATCATTCACAAAACCGCTAATCATTCTTGCCGCGATAGGCCTGATTGCCGTATCGTGCTCCAAGAAGAAGGGGGAGTCGAAAGACCTGCTGCTTTCGACGATGGACACCACCGTTAATCCTGGCGACGACTTCTTTAAGTACGCCAATGGACTTTGGATTAAGAACAACCCCATACCTGCAGCCTACAGCCGCTGGGGTATTGGCAACGTCATCAACGATGAGATCTACGATCGCCTTCGCACCATCAACGAGAGTTCTCTGAAGGAGGGTGGAACAAAGGGCAGCAACACCCAAAAGATCGGCGACTTCTGGTACAGCGGTATGGATACCGTTTCCATCGAAAAGGAGAAGCTAAATCCGCTTAAGGCCGATTTGAACCGAATCGCACGTATGAAGAGCACTGCTGATGTTCTTGCTGAGGTGGCCTACCTGCATACGCTGGGCATGCAGCCGCTGTTTGCCATGTATGCCGGTCAGGACCAAAAGAACTCGGATGTTATTGCCCTTTACCTAGAACAAGGTGGTATCGGTCTTCCCGATCGCGACTACTTCTTCAATACCGACAAGCATACTGCCGATGTTCGTAAGGATTACCAGAACGCCTACTTAGTAAACATGTGCAAACTTTCGGGCATTAACCCACAGCAAGCAACAGGGGTATACAAACTCGAAGAAGGTTTGGCTAAGGCATCGCGCAAGCTCGAGGCGCTTCGCGATCCTTACAAGAACTACAACAAGATGTCGATTGCTCAACTGAATAAGCTAACACCAGGTGTCGATTGGGCTAAGATGCTTCCAGCAATGAAGGTGAAGAAGGTTGATTCGGTGATTGTAGGTCAGCCAGAATTCCTAAAGCAGGTTGCTGCAAACCTCAAGTCAGCTTCAATCGATACTTGGAAGGCATACCTGACGCTTAACCTGCTCAACGAATATGCTGCATACATGCATAAGGATATCAACAAGGAGAACTTTAGGTTCTACGGCACCGTACTTTCGGGAGCAAAGGAGCAGCGCCCACGTTGGAAGCGCGTACTTAGCGCCGAAGAGGGGGCAATGGGCGAGATCCTTGGCCAACTATTCGTTAAGGAGTACTTCCCTGCACGTACTAAGAAACGCTACGAGGATATGGTGGAGAACGTGAAGACCGCCTTTGGCGAGCGTATCAAAAAACTCGACTGGATGAGCCAGTCCACCAAGGAGAAGGCGCTTGCTAAGCTTGCCAAGGTTTCCAAAAAGGTTGGCTACCCCGATAAGTGGAAAGATTTTTCGAGCCTAAGGGTTGATCGTGGCCCATTTGTGCTGAACATGAAGCGTGCTGGCGAATTCTGGTATGCCTACAACATCAACAAACTGGGCAAGCCTGTCGATCGTACCGAATGGGATATGACCCCACAAACCTACAACGCCTACTACAACCCATCGAACAACGAAATTGTGCTTCCTGCCGCCATTTTCTCCATCCCCGGCTGGAACGATGACGATATCGACGATGCCATTGTGTACGGCTACGCTGCCGCATCTACCATTGGTCACGAGATGACCCACGGCTTCGACGATCAAGGCTGCCAGTACAACGAAAAGGGTAACCTTGTAAAGTGGTGGACTCCCGTTGATGAGAAGAACTTTGCCGATCGTACCAAGAAGATCGTGACTCAGTTCAACAACTTTGTTGTGCTCGATAGCGTTCACGTAAACGGCGAAGCTTCGCAGGGTGAAAACATTGCCGACCTAGGTGGAATCGTTATCGCTTGGGATGCATTTACCAAAACCAAGCAGTACAAGGAGGGTAAGAAGATCAATGGCCTTACTCCTGCTCAACGCTACTTTCTTGGCTATGCCTTAGGATGGCTTGGTCATCAGCGCGACGAAGCGTTGGCCAACCAGATTATGACTGACGTTCATGCGCCTGCCAACCTCCGTGTAAACGGACCATTCTCCAATGTCGATGCATTTTACGATGCATTCAACGTGAAGCCTGGTAATAAGATGTATGTTCCCGCAAAGGATAGAATTAAGATTTGGTAG